A region of Brevundimonas sp. NIBR10 DNA encodes the following proteins:
- a CDS encoding YifB family Mg chelatase-like AAA ATPase → MLASIATVAFEGVEARRVDVQVQQLSGGEHGIFSIVGLPDKAVAESRERVRGAFAGIGLALPAKRIIANLAPADLPKEGSHFDLPIALALLVSMGVIAPDQLEGWAALGELGLDGRIAPVGGTLPAAVAAHAMGLGLICPEANGPEAAWAGDVSILAPRSLIGMINHFKGVQVLRPPEPGPVKMGARVPDLRDVKGQEGAKRALEVAAAGGHNLLFIGPPGSGKSMMAARLPGLLPPLTPTELLETSMVWSVAGLIERGALTRERPFRSPHHSASMAALTGGGHRAKPGEASLAHNGVLFLDELPEYSAQALDSLRQPLETGEIVVARANHHVKYPARFQLIAAMNPCRCGVGGFGKGACGKAPKCQRDYQNRISGPMFDRIDLTVETPPVTAADMALPAPAEGTAEAAARVATARAMQTERVIQAGLDPARARDQGINARCSGDLLERFATPDEAGRALLMRAGEAGGLTARGWTRTLRLARTIADLEGADGILRRHIAEALIYRRTTVGAEAQFDRQTASHGRSDVPAW, encoded by the coding sequence ATGCTGGCCAGTATCGCGACGGTGGCGTTCGAGGGGGTCGAGGCGCGGCGCGTGGACGTGCAGGTCCAGCAACTCAGCGGCGGCGAGCACGGCATCTTCTCCATCGTCGGCCTGCCCGACAAGGCGGTGGCCGAGAGCCGGGAACGGGTTCGCGGTGCCTTTGCCGGGATCGGCCTGGCCCTGCCCGCCAAGCGGATCATCGCCAACCTGGCCCCCGCCGACCTGCCCAAGGAAGGCAGCCATTTCGACCTCCCCATCGCCCTGGCCCTCCTGGTCTCGATGGGGGTCATCGCTCCCGACCAGCTCGAGGGTTGGGCGGCGCTGGGCGAACTGGGGCTTGACGGACGGATCGCCCCGGTCGGCGGGACCCTGCCTGCCGCCGTCGCCGCCCACGCCATGGGGCTGGGGTTGATCTGCCCCGAGGCAAACGGGCCCGAGGCCGCCTGGGCCGGGGACGTCTCGATCCTGGCACCGCGCTCACTGATCGGGATGATCAACCATTTCAAGGGCGTTCAGGTGCTGCGGCCGCCTGAACCTGGTCCCGTGAAGATGGGCGCTCGCGTCCCCGACCTGCGCGACGTCAAGGGTCAGGAGGGTGCCAAGCGGGCGCTGGAGGTCGCCGCCGCCGGGGGCCACAACCTGCTGTTCATCGGCCCGCCGGGATCGGGCAAGTCGATGATGGCGGCGCGCCTTCCGGGCCTGTTGCCGCCCTTGACCCCAACCGAACTGCTGGAGACCTCGATGGTCTGGTCGGTGGCCGGCCTGATCGAGCGCGGTGCCCTGACCCGCGAGCGGCCCTTCCGCTCGCCGCACCATTCCGCCTCCATGGCTGCTCTGACCGGCGGCGGTCATCGGGCCAAGCCGGGCGAGGCGTCCCTGGCCCACAACGGGGTGCTGTTCCTCGATGAGCTGCCCGAATACTCGGCCCAGGCGCTCGACAGCCTGCGTCAGCCTTTGGAGACGGGCGAGATCGTCGTCGCCCGTGCCAACCACCACGTCAAATACCCGGCCCGGTTCCAGCTGATCGCGGCGATGAACCCCTGCCGCTGCGGGGTCGGCGGCTTCGGCAAAGGCGCTTGTGGAAAAGCCCCGAAATGCCAGCGCGACTATCAGAACCGCATCTCCGGCCCGATGTTCGACCGGATCGACCTGACCGTCGAGACCCCGCCCGTCACCGCCGCCGACATGGCCCTGCCTGCCCCCGCCGAAGGCACGGCAGAGGCCGCCGCGCGGGTGGCGACGGCGCGCGCCATGCAGACCGAGCGCGTGATCCAGGCCGGGCTCGATCCCGCCCGGGCCCGCGACCAGGGCATCAACGCCCGTTGCTCCGGCGACCTGCTGGAGCGTTTCGCCACGCCGGACGAAGCGGGCCGCGCCTTGCTGATGCGGGCGGGAGAGGCCGGTGGCCTGACCGCGCGCGGCTGGACCCGGACCCTGCGGCTGGCCCGCACCATCGCAGACCTCGAGGGCGCCGACGGCATCCTGCGCCGCCACATCGCCGAGGCCCTGATCTATCGCCGCACCACCGTCGGTGCCGAGGCCCAGTTCGACCGCCAGACGGCGTCGCATGGACGGAGTGACGTCCCGGCGTGGTGA
- a CDS encoding response regulator: protein MARRKTTTHGIEPAGAGGTDQFLRLMSHEMRTPLNGVIGMLGLLSRTRLDGPQRAYAEAAQASAEHLLGLVNDLLDYARLEAGKLEFDNGPVDLEGLVRGVCELLSPRAHDKGLEIVWSVAADAPDVMADEGRLRQVLFNLAGNAVKFTATGGVRIAVERVPGGDGNRPRLAFIVDDTGPGVPVEARLRIFEEFGHVDASDATRFGGAGLGLAVVARLAEAMGGSVTVEDRPGADGAGGGSRFRFEAPFDAAGAAPRSRTLTGVTAAIVSSNPFVRRAARDQIRASGGQVAESGAVTLIDHADAGPDTLAARPATGEGVILLRPSERDLIARYRAAGFHGYLIKPLRRESVAERLLAAAGQTPSTRTTAGPAPEDDRITPVRFAGTRVLLVEDNPVGQLLARTLLRREGCIVETAASGDEAVAAMARARFDLVFMDMRMPGMDGPSATRAIRARGDRTPIVALTANAFAEDRKACLEAGMDDHLTKPLEIEPLRTALARWTNRPERAKVA, encoded by the coding sequence ATGGCGCGGCGAAAGACCACGACCCACGGGATCGAACCGGCAGGCGCAGGCGGCACCGACCAGTTCCTGCGCCTGATGAGCCACGAGATGCGGACCCCCCTGAACGGGGTCATCGGGATGCTGGGCCTGCTCAGCCGGACCCGGCTAGACGGGCCGCAGCGCGCCTATGCCGAGGCGGCCCAGGCGTCGGCCGAACATCTGCTGGGTCTCGTCAACGACCTGCTGGACTATGCGCGGCTCGAAGCCGGCAAACTTGAGTTCGACAACGGCCCCGTCGATCTGGAAGGCCTCGTGCGCGGAGTTTGCGAGCTTCTGAGCCCGCGCGCCCACGACAAGGGACTGGAGATCGTCTGGTCGGTCGCCGCCGACGCGCCCGACGTCATGGCCGACGAGGGCCGGCTGCGACAGGTGCTGTTCAACCTGGCCGGCAACGCGGTCAAGTTCACCGCGACCGGCGGCGTGCGGATCGCGGTCGAGCGGGTTCCCGGCGGCGACGGCAACCGACCCAGGCTGGCCTTCATCGTCGACGACACCGGGCCGGGTGTGCCGGTCGAGGCCAGGCTGCGGATCTTCGAGGAGTTCGGCCATGTCGACGCCTCGGATGCCACCCGCTTCGGCGGCGCGGGTCTGGGACTCGCCGTCGTGGCGCGTCTGGCCGAGGCCATGGGCGGGTCGGTCACGGTCGAGGACCGACCCGGTGCAGACGGGGCCGGCGGCGGGTCCCGCTTCCGGTTCGAGGCCCCCTTCGACGCCGCGGGGGCCGCGCCGCGCTCGCGAACCCTGACCGGTGTCACGGCCGCCATAGTCAGCAGCAACCCGTTCGTCCGCCGCGCCGCCCGGGATCAGATCCGGGCCAGCGGCGGCCAAGTGGCCGAGAGCGGGGCCGTCACCCTGATCGACCACGCCGACGCCGGCCCGGACACCCTGGCGGCGCGACCCGCCACCGGAGAGGGCGTTATCCTGCTGCGCCCGTCGGAGCGCGACCTGATCGCCCGCTATCGGGCGGCGGGCTTCCACGGCTATCTGATCAAGCCGCTGCGCCGCGAGTCGGTGGCCGAGCGCCTGCTCGCGGCGGCGGGCCAGACGCCCTCGACCCGGACGACCGCCGGCCCCGCGCCGGAGGACGACCGGATCACCCCGGTCCGTTTCGCCGGGACCCGCGTCCTGCTGGTCGAGGACAACCCGGTCGGCCAGTTGCTCGCCCGCACCCTGTTGCGCCGAGAAGGCTGCATCGTCGAGACGGCGGCCAGCGGCGATGAAGCCGTGGCGGCCATGGCCCGCGCCCGCTTCGATCTGGTCTTCATGGACATGCGGATGCCTGGCATGGACGGGCCCTCGGCGACGCGGGCGATCCGCGCACGCGGCGACCGCACCCCGATCGTCGCCCTGACCGCCAACGCCTTCGCTGAGGACCGAAAGGCCTGTCTGGAGGCCGGGATGGACGATCACCTGACCAAACCGCTGGAGATCGAGCCGCTGCGGACCGCCCTGGCCCGCTGGACGAACCGGCCGGAGCGCGCCAAGGTCGCCTGA
- a CDS encoding beta-lactamase induction signal transducer codes for MTIPAAPAEIDVKPKGLGVLKAAFRERRTLAMLLLGFSAGLPFAMLIGTLNAWLTEAGVPIATIGILSWIGLFGAFRFLWSPAVGWTPPVIGKRFGRRRSWLLVLQIIIGVALGLVALSRPESGVLGPLALGAALGAFAFATQDIVIDAWRIEVADDTTPIDLLSTIYQLGYRTAALAGGAGSLLLAEAIGWPGVFATAGVLMTLGLIGTLIAPEPAPTSQAHVARERRGSPRLRLVILAATLLAWGWAAFMLIRFMIIALTTSPAPSAGEFTAAWGPWIIIATVILPAALAGLIVWKGRGATEAESVRAPQFADTLYDAILAPLVELMGRLGWGAVIVLGLILTYRITDGVWGPFAFPFYMGDTGGALGHTKAEVALASKTFGVIMTIVGIALGGWALLVIGRMWSLLLGAVLTAATNLLFMDLALGAPTLGALMSATGLYGAFGAFGIGEPLSRLMLAIAGENIAGGFAGAAFVAYLSALSNRMFGAVQFAVFISLGLLIGVLGRGALGELIEAQGYAAMFVIAAWLGVAAIVFVLIEWARLGFELRRVARGLGREA; via the coding sequence ATGACCATACCCGCCGCGCCCGCAGAGATCGACGTCAAGCCTAAGGGGCTGGGCGTGCTGAAGGCCGCCTTCCGCGAGCGCCGCACTCTGGCCATGCTGCTTCTGGGTTTTTCGGCAGGCCTGCCCTTCGCCATGCTGATCGGCACGCTGAACGCCTGGCTGACCGAGGCAGGTGTTCCGATAGCAACCATCGGCATCCTCAGTTGGATCGGTCTGTTCGGCGCCTTCCGCTTCCTGTGGTCGCCTGCCGTCGGTTGGACGCCGCCGGTGATCGGCAAACGGTTCGGCCGCCGCCGTAGCTGGTTGCTGGTGCTTCAGATCATTATCGGCGTAGCCTTGGGCCTCGTCGCCCTGTCGCGGCCGGAATCGGGCGTGCTCGGCCCTCTTGCGCTGGGCGCGGCGCTCGGGGCCTTCGCCTTCGCGACCCAGGATATCGTCATCGACGCTTGGCGCATCGAGGTCGCCGACGACACGACCCCGATCGACCTGTTGTCCACCATCTATCAGCTAGGATACCGCACCGCCGCGCTGGCCGGAGGTGCTGGGTCCCTGCTGCTGGCCGAGGCGATCGGCTGGCCCGGCGTCTTCGCCACGGCGGGTGTCTTGATGACGCTGGGCCTGATCGGCACCTTGATCGCGCCGGAGCCGGCCCCAACATCTCAGGCGCACGTGGCGCGAGAGCGCCGTGGATCGCCCCGACTGAGACTGGTCATCCTTGCCGCCACCTTGCTGGCCTGGGGATGGGCTGCGTTCATGTTGATCCGTTTCATGATCATCGCCTTGACCACCAGCCCCGCTCCGAGCGCGGGCGAGTTCACCGCTGCCTGGGGACCTTGGATCATCATCGCCACTGTCATCCTTCCGGCCGCCCTCGCCGGCCTGATCGTCTGGAAGGGCCGAGGCGCGACCGAGGCCGAATCCGTGCGTGCGCCCCAGTTCGCCGACACCTTGTACGACGCCATTCTCGCCCCGCTGGTCGAGCTGATGGGGCGGCTGGGATGGGGCGCGGTGATCGTGCTGGGGCTGATCCTGACCTACCGCATCACAGACGGGGTCTGGGGGCCGTTCGCCTTCCCCTTCTATATGGGTGACACCGGCGGCGCGCTGGGCCACACCAAGGCCGAGGTGGCATTGGCGTCCAAGACCTTCGGCGTGATCATGACGATCGTCGGCATCGCTTTGGGGGGCTGGGCGCTTCTGGTCATCGGCCGGATGTGGAGCCTCTTGCTCGGAGCTGTCCTGACCGCGGCCACCAACCTGCTGTTCATGGACCTGGCGCTGGGGGCGCCGACGCTGGGCGCGCTGATGTCTGCGACGGGTCTGTATGGGGCGTTCGGTGCGTTCGGCATCGGCGAGCCCCTGTCTCGCTTGATGCTGGCCATCGCGGGAGAGAACATCGCCGGGGGGTTCGCGGGTGCCGCCTTCGTCGCCTATCTCTCGGCCCTGTCTAACAGGATGTTCGGGGCGGTGCAGTTCGCGGTTTTCATCTCGCTGGGGCTATTGATCGGTGTTTTGGGACGGGGCGCTCTGGGCGAACTGATCGAGGCCCAGGGCTATGCCGCCATGTTCGTGATCGCCGCCTGGTTGGGCGTCGCCGCGATCGTCTTCGTGCTGATCGAATGGGCCCGTCTGGGCTTCGAGCTCCGTCGGGTCGCTCGCGGTCTTGGTCGGGAGGCCTAG
- a CDS encoding NADP-dependent malic enzyme yields the protein MPDQTDKQTFSDQDALDFHRIPTPGKISMAPTKPMATQRDLSLAYSPGVAIPVLAIARDPDLAYEYTAKGNLVAVISNGTAILGLGNLGHMASKPVMEGKSVLFKRFADVDSFDVEVKTTDPDEFITVVKNIGDTWGGINLEDIKSPECFVIESELQDLLDIPVFHDDQHGTAIISTAGLINAAHIVGKKLEDLKVVLAGAGAAGLSSIGLMKAAGVRAENTVIVDRDGVVYKGRPTGMDQWKAAHATDTPHRTLAEAMVGADVVLGLSAKGAITKEMVASMAPNPIIFAMANPDPEITPEDVLSVRSDAIIATGRSDYVNQVNNVLAFPYLFRGALDVRARRVNHEMKVACAQAIAALAREDVPDEVAAAYSGRKLKFGPDYIIPTPFDPRLIWYIPPFIAQAAMDTGVARVAIPDMDAYRAQLRERVDPSAALMQKISSSVRAAPNKRIVFAEGEEPTVIRAAWAFKQSELGTPILVGREDLIRQNAHEAGLDFDALGIEIFNARLSHKNVEYTDFLYERLQRRGYLRRDVQRMINQDRNYFAAAMVALGDADAVVSGTTRNFNMVLREIRRVIDVKDRLIGVSILLARGRTLFVADTSINELPDAQELAEIAVQAAATVRKLGRTPRVAFLSHSTFGDPPGERGEKVREAIRILDAMKVDFEYEGDMPPELALNPEARANYPFMRLSADANVLVMPAIQSASISTRLVQELGGATVIGPLLVGLEKSVQIVSLGASVSEIITAATFAAYERAADAG from the coding sequence ATGCCCGATCAGACCGACAAACAGACCTTCTCCGATCAGGACGCGCTGGATTTCCACCGCATCCCGACCCCGGGCAAGATCTCCATGGCCCCGACCAAGCCGATGGCGACGCAGCGCGACCTGTCCCTCGCCTATTCGCCGGGCGTGGCCATCCCGGTCCTGGCCATCGCCAGGGATCCCGACCTCGCCTACGAATACACGGCCAAGGGCAATCTGGTCGCGGTGATCTCGAACGGCACGGCGATCCTGGGGCTGGGCAACCTGGGCCACATGGCGTCCAAGCCGGTGATGGAGGGCAAATCCGTCCTGTTCAAACGGTTCGCCGACGTCGACAGCTTCGACGTCGAGGTCAAGACCACCGATCCGGACGAGTTCATCACCGTCGTCAAGAACATCGGCGACACCTGGGGCGGCATCAATCTGGAGGACATCAAGTCCCCCGAATGTTTCGTGATCGAGAGCGAGCTTCAGGACCTGCTGGACATCCCCGTCTTTCACGACGACCAGCACGGCACGGCCATCATCTCGACCGCCGGCCTGATCAACGCCGCCCATATCGTCGGCAAGAAGCTGGAGGACCTCAAGGTCGTGCTGGCGGGCGCAGGCGCGGCCGGTCTGTCGTCCATCGGCCTGATGAAGGCGGCCGGCGTCCGGGCCGAGAACACCGTGATCGTTGACCGGGACGGCGTGGTCTACAAGGGCCGACCCACCGGCATGGACCAGTGGAAGGCCGCCCACGCCACTGACACGCCCCACCGGACCCTGGCCGAGGCCATGGTCGGTGCCGACGTCGTGCTGGGTCTGTCGGCCAAGGGCGCGATCACCAAGGAGATGGTGGCCTCCATGGCCCCCAATCCGATCATCTTCGCCATGGCCAATCCGGACCCGGAAATCACGCCCGAGGACGTGCTGTCGGTCCGCTCCGACGCCATCATCGCCACGGGGCGGTCCGACTATGTGAACCAGGTCAACAACGTCCTGGCCTTCCCCTATCTGTTCCGGGGCGCGCTGGACGTCCGGGCGCGGCGCGTCAATCACGAGATGAAGGTCGCCTGCGCCCAGGCCATCGCCGCCCTGGCCCGCGAAGACGTGCCAGACGAGGTCGCCGCGGCCTATTCGGGCAGGAAGCTCAAGTTCGGTCCCGACTACATCATCCCGACGCCGTTCGATCCGCGCCTGATCTGGTACATCCCGCCCTTCATCGCCCAGGCCGCCATGGATACCGGCGTGGCCCGCGTCGCCATCCCCGACATGGACGCCTATCGCGCCCAGTTGCGCGAGCGGGTCGATCCGTCGGCCGCCCTGATGCAGAAGATCTCGTCCTCGGTCCGCGCGGCGCCGAACAAGCGGATCGTCTTCGCCGAGGGCGAGGAACCCACCGTCATCCGCGCCGCCTGGGCCTTCAAACAGTCCGAACTGGGCACGCCGATCCTGGTCGGGCGCGAGGATCTGATCCGCCAGAACGCGCATGAGGCCGGTCTGGATTTCGACGCCCTGGGCATCGAGATATTCAACGCCCGGCTCAGCCACAAGAACGTCGAATACACCGACTTCCTGTACGAGCGGCTGCAACGGCGGGGCTATCTGCGCCGCGACGTCCAGCGGATGATCAATCAGGACCGCAACTATTTCGCCGCCGCCATGGTGGCCCTGGGCGACGCCGACGCCGTGGTTTCGGGCACGACCCGGAACTTCAACATGGTGCTGCGCGAAATCCGCCGCGTCATCGACGTCAAGGACCGGCTGATCGGGGTCTCGATCCTGCTGGCCCGTGGGCGCACACTTTTCGTCGCAGACACCTCAATCAACGAACTGCCCGACGCCCAGGAACTGGCCGAGATCGCCGTCCAGGCCGCCGCGACCGTGCGCAAACTGGGCCGCACACCGCGCGTCGCCTTCCTCAGCCACTCAACCTTCGGCGACCCTCCCGGCGAGCGCGGCGAGAAGGTGCGCGAGGCGATCCGCATCCTCGACGCCATGAAGGTCGATTTCGAGTACGAGGGCGACATGCCGCCCGAACTGGCGCTGAACCCGGAGGCCCGCGCCAACTATCCGTTCATGCGCCTGTCGGCCGACGCCAATGTCCTGGTCATGCCGGCCATCCAGTCGGCGTCGATCTCGACCCGGCTGGTCCAGGAACTGGGCGGCGCCACCGTGATCGGCCCCCTGCTGGTCGGGCTCGAGAAGTCGGTCCAGATCGTCAGCCTGGGCGCCTCGGTGTCCGAGATCATCACGGCGGCGACCTTCGCCGCCTACGAACGGGCGGCCGACGCGGGGTGA
- a CDS encoding enoyl-ACP reductase, producing MATESAWTMPKGELMKGKKGLIMGVANANSIAWGIASQLAAQGAELAFTYLGEGLERRVRPLAESVGAKLLIPADVTDDASMDAAFEALEKEFGTIDFVVHSVAFANKDELKGSFIDNTTRDSFLLAMNISCFSFVDVARRAAKIMPNGGSMITMTYLGSERAIPNYNTMGVAKAALEAATRYIARDLGPKGIRVNAISAGAMRTLSLAGISGGRGMIAQGRAMSAMKEDTSMEGVAGAALWLCSDLGLSTTGEVIHVDAGFHMMGLAGDEEG from the coding sequence ATGGCCACCGAATCCGCCTGGACCATGCCCAAGGGCGAACTGATGAAGGGCAAGAAGGGCCTGATCATGGGGGTGGCCAACGCCAACTCGATCGCCTGGGGTATCGCCTCGCAACTGGCCGCCCAGGGCGCCGAACTGGCTTTCACCTATCTGGGCGAGGGACTGGAGCGCCGGGTGCGGCCGCTGGCCGAGAGCGTGGGTGCCAAGCTGCTGATCCCCGCAGACGTCACCGACGACGCCTCGATGGACGCCGCCTTCGAGGCCTTGGAGAAGGAATTCGGCACCATCGACTTCGTGGTCCACTCGGTCGCCTTCGCCAACAAGGATGAGCTCAAGGGATCGTTCATCGACAATACGACCCGCGACAGCTTCCTGCTGGCCATGAACATCAGCTGCTTCAGCTTCGTCGACGTCGCCCGGCGCGCGGCGAAGATCATGCCGAACGGCGGGTCGATGATCACCATGACCTATCTCGGGTCGGAACGGGCCATCCCGAACTACAACACCATGGGCGTGGCCAAGGCCGCGCTGGAGGCCGCGACCCGCTATATCGCCCGCGATCTTGGGCCCAAAGGCATCCGCGTCAACGCCATCTCGGCCGGTGCCATGCGCACGCTCAGCCTGGCCGGCATTTCGGGCGGTCGCGGCATGATCGCGCAAGGGCGCGCCATGTCGGCCATGAAGGAGGACACCTCGATGGAGGGCGTCGCCGGTGCAGCCCTGTGGCTGTGCTCGGACCTGGGCCTGTCCACCACGGGCGAAGTCATCCACGTCGACGCCGGCTTCCACATGATGGGCCTGGCGGGCGACGAAGAGGGCTGA
- a CDS encoding universal stress protein, with amino-acid sequence MPRKFLVVVDDSPEFEAALRYASRRARSTGGRVVMLRVIPDTSDEHWSGVREEIQREQRAEAESLLNTLGAEAQERSGAQPVFVIEEGDPQAAIRKVVGADPEIKILVLASAGGGKASGPLVSAMLKQGAAFTGRKLPVTIVPGELTDSEIEDLA; translated from the coding sequence ATGCCACGCAAATTCCTGGTCGTCGTCGACGACAGTCCTGAGTTCGAGGCCGCCCTGCGCTATGCGTCGCGGCGGGCTCGCTCGACCGGCGGGCGGGTGGTCATGCTGCGCGTCATCCCCGACACCTCGGATGAGCACTGGTCGGGGGTCCGCGAGGAAATCCAGCGCGAGCAGCGGGCCGAGGCTGAAAGCCTGCTCAACACCCTGGGTGCCGAGGCCCAGGAACGCTCGGGGGCCCAGCCGGTCTTCGTCATCGAGGAAGGCGACCCCCAGGCGGCGATCCGCAAGGTCGTCGGCGCCGATCCCGAGATCAAGATCCTGGTCCTGGCCTCGGCCGGCGGCGGCAAGGCCTCGGGGCCGCTCGTCTCGGCCATGCTGAAACAGGGCGCGGCCTTCACCGGGCGCAAGCTGCCGGTGACCATCGTGCCCGGCGAATTGACCGACAGCGAGATCGAGGATCTGGCCTGA